The region TACAAAAGAACAAAATGGAAGAGACATATGTTTCCGAATCAGGTTTAACTGCACAgccattgtaaaaaaaaaaaaacgactgaaaaaaaaaaagtgactgaaATGTAGAATTATTTCTGCTTGAAATACCTTAAAAAAGAGCAGTGCCATGTCAAATGGCTGCAGCTCTCTCCATGAAATAGCATGACATTGAATGAAGGAAATGACATTTCCTTCATACATGCCTTTTTTAATGTTAGGGGCTGTAGTAAAATGACAAGGCTAATTGCTAATTGGAAACTAATTATTTTATACTTACCTGCTACTTGATAAGTAATCATTATACTATTTGATATTCACTGTTTGCTCTGCATTTCTTGTATTTGTTCTGTATTTGTGAAATATCCCTACTGCATTTGATTAACGTCTTCAGTTGTGTTTCCCTTGTTGGAAcaataaaaaattcatagtgaAGTGGATGACCTGACACTAATTAGGGCATCTCAGGGAGGCTGCAGGCTGTAAAAATCTTAGCAGAGTTACTGCAGGACAACAATTTATAAGTGCAATTAAACCGTAAAATGTACAGTAGTTTTAGCTGGCAAGGCGATACTGGGCTCTTTACATTTTTAAGCTCAGTGTCGTGGAAGGATGCAGTGCACAAAGCaaggaaaacaaaaggaaatgtcATAGACCAAATTAACCAACAACTGCAAATAGACAGTGATGCTGTAGGGCCAGTGTCTGGCTTGGAGGCTGGATGTTGTAGATTCAGGGCAAAATCCACTTTCAGGTCGCCGGGGGAGTTTTGATTTATGTTTACAGATTCATAAAAGGTGCAGCTTGTGGCTCACGCTAAAGGGAAAGGACATGACAGGGGCCTCAATACTGGAAGCCATCCTCCTGTAACTAAGACAGATGCCTCAATATGTCACAAAATAAAGAGCCTTTACAGCTGAGGCTTCATTAAATACAGAGGAAACAAACACCAGTGAGGTTTACACATGCTAAACATATATAGCATATCCATGCTGCTTATCGACTCGACATATTTGTGTTTCACTAAATAAATGAagcaaaataaatgaacaatcTGTCTGTCTACTGGGACGTTTATTTACCTGGTCTCTTATGCCTGGCCCTCCCCATGTTGAAAATGGAAGAGTCCCCACACACAACGATATGTAATGATACATTGAACAGTTTTGTTCTTTTAGTGTGTGCATTAGCCTGGTGATGGACACATTAATCAAGGTGGAGGAACAACAGCAACACATCTCATATGCCTGGCTTGCTAATCAATGAGAGGACATTGGCTGCTGGCTTGTAGAAGATGGATGGCTTTCATTTCTAAAACTGATCATTAAGCCCTCTCTCATCGCTCACAGGAGACTCAACTCTAAAACCCAAACCTGCACCAAACATCACTGTGCTTATTGCTTCAAATGTGGCTGATGTCTTTATGTACTGACCAATAGTTtggttagcctggtcctaccagactctcgtacatttcatttgtacagatgAAAGTGAAATTTGAGCAGAAGTACGTAgcagggcggagccaggctataGTTTGGTTgcatgtaaaatatatattttaactatATAATGGAAAACAACTTTAGAGTTTGAGATAGAAAATAAAGTTGGTTAGTCAgtcaattattattaattaaatgtaGTGATAAGTCTATTTTTTTTCGTGGATCAGATGGAGTTGTATGGCCTTATACAGATGCATATTGTACCTTAGCCAAAATATTTCAATTTAATCACTCAAATCACTCACCATGTGTAGTTTTTGAATTTTATTGATGCAGAACTGAAATGTGTCAAAATTTGTCAGCTGCAAACAGAATTCTCTGAAGCTTGAAAGCATGTATTATCTCAGCCTTAAGATTTCTTTTCATAGATAGACAAAATTGGTGAATAGGATGAAGAAATACGCACACTGTTAATCAGTCTTTCTTGTTGTCCACAGAGGGAAAGGATTCTAAACATTGAAAGGATCTGCAACCTTCTCCGCAAAGTGAGTAATAGTTTGTTTTTACCTGCTGCTGGTGGGTGACTGAGGGGCTTCAGACAACCGTGATTACTTGGCTTTCTATTGTGAGGACCGTGACGCACACAGATTCATTTCACATGTAGCCCATCCCCACAACCCACCTTCACCGCTCTGCAAAAACACAGAGATGGAGAACAGTTATACCGTCAAGAGCAGGAGgtgttgtgatgttttttttccttacaTTTCAAGGCTTTCAGAAAGAGAGCTGAATATCCCTAAACTAAACGTGACATGCTGTTAAGGCCCTTTTGAACATGCATGTTTTGGAAAATGTTTAACAGCATTAGGAACAACATAGGACTTTAAATAAACTCAAGCTATTATatcaataaatacatataatataacAGGAGCTTTAATGTATCAAGGAAGGTGCAAAACACAATGTTATCTTACAAGGCTAGCTCTGGGATCAATATTAGGACCATAATGTATTTTACATCTGTGAAAAGATTTTATTATCTAGGAGGGAAAATGGTTATTAGATGTTTTCCTGTATTTAgccactgatttacagatgtTTGCTATTGactgattgatttattgattcatTATTTTCCACAGTGGTGCACTCAACGAATAAAAGTGTTACTGATACATACTCATTCTACCACTAGTTGAGAAAGACATTAGATGGCACATATTTGTTTAATATCTTTGCTGTAGGGATAATATAATTTCAAACACCTTTAAGTGTTGCAGAGGGATACAACATACAGAGAAATGACATCTTCAACAGGAAATCTATTTAGCTAAAATGTGGAGCATGATGtagtaaaaaaaactgtttcctAATCAATTTACAAATAGAAAGGTGATCAATATAGCCTGGTAATCAGACTAATTTACTATTTGGCCtttttgttttcacttcattatTCAGTCTGACATCGTGTTTATACCAACCCAGCCCGGAGGGTTATTTTGCCCCACATATCTCTCCCATCAACAATATTGTCAGTCAAAGAGAAGCTGTTAAAGGTTGATTGAAGCAGTTAAAGATTGCAGAGTCAACCAAAAAATTatgccaatttaaaaaaagcatttagCCGCTAAACGGCCAGATGCTAGGATGGACGGTCCAGACGGACGGGTGACGCCAAAACCTTCCCTaatctgattggcttaccctgatATTCttactctaaccttaaccaattttactttttatgcctaacctaaccaacccaaccaacgGAGGCAAcaagtagccaatcagaggcaggtCAAGCCTCTGGACCATCCATTCTAGCATCAACCATATTCCACTCAGGAGTAGACTaggtggagaccaaaaccagAGCTAAAAGAAGAGTGAATATCTGACTTAGGCCCATCAGGTGGCCAGATGGCTGACTTAAAATGAATGCTGATGTTACTCTGTATCAGCTGGATGTGCAAATAAGTGACTGTTTGCTACATCAACTTAACAGGCGATGATATATCACTGTTGTGCTCACAGTTTGTTGATTCAGAGGTCTGGAAGCAAGCTGAGCAACCTGACCCATCTATGTCAAACTACATAATTTCTACTAACATCTAAaaaccagtctacatgtgtaTGAAACTATATTTGCACTCGTAACAGCAGTGGCTCATGAGTAACATTAACACCTTCTGTGTGAAAGTGTTTGCCTCGCAGTGTGATTTGAGTTTCGTAGATTGTAGTTATATCACAACATGCGACCCATGAGTGTTTCAGTGTTTTCCCAGAAGTTATTGAAGTGTGAATACAGATTTCTGTGATTATTTGCAGACCTATTACCTAATTTCCTGTGTCTGTTCTGGTTAGTTGGTGGTACCGGAGTACTCCATCCACGGGCTCTTCTGCCTGATGTTCATGTGTGCTGGAGAGTGGGTCACACTTGGCCTAAATATCCCACTGCTCTTCTACCATCTGTGGAGGTACAGTCCCAAACCAAATGTCTGACAAGCTTGTGTTGATCCAGCACGAGCGTGAGCCAAACCTCTCTGTATTTTCAGGTTTCTTCATCGGCCAGCTGACGGGTCAGAGGTCATGTACGATCCCGTCAGTGTGATGAACGCTGACATTCTCAATTACTGCCAGAAGGAGTCCTGGTGTAAGCTGGGCTTTTATCTGCTCTCTTTCTTCTATTATCTCTACAGGTCAGTACAGAACCACAGTATTTTCAATACACTGTTGATTGGTTAGGTTTCATTGATGCCTTTCAGATTTGTTGCAATGTTGTATTAATTTAGTAGCAAAATAGCAGCACAATTCATATTTTCTGCCTATTTTTCCATCTGTTGCCATGGTCTATTTCCTGCCGAAGTATGGTCTATGCCTTGGTGAGCTTCTAACAGACAGGCTGTCTGGAGGAATAAAAGGAAGTATGTGGAATAAATGGAGACATCAACTCTTCCTCTCCTTATGTATCCTTCCCATCACTGGCTTGGGTTCTCAAAAACCTAACCCTGGACAAAACAAGAAGACCAATCTGTGTGATAATGTGAATGTAAAGGCCTCCACTTGATTATATCGCTTCGACCTAGAGACTGCTGTTGGACAACTGGACACAGTTTTGAAGGATTGAAATGAAACAGAAAGAGGACGCAGCAGGTGTGTTGCCTTTGACCCATTAAATTAACAATATATTTCTGAAGGGCTGGAGCTTTCCCATGCTGCTCTAACTGATCCAGTCGCTCAACTCACTGTGAAGCTCCAAACACTTAGGGgctggaaaacaacaaaatatgtctGTATTGTTTGACTTTGAGGATTATTTTGGTATCATTCCATGTATTTAGGATGATAGACACCTCAAATATCAAACCACTGCTGATTGTGGTACAGTTACATACAACTGGAAGAAACAGGTTCAATTGTACAGGAGGACTTTACACTGTAAGAAATGTAGAAGGCCTGGCAGGGGAATAACAGTTTGGTGTGTGCACTTTTAACCAGGACAGAGATAAAGCATAGACCAACACAACATCTCCTTGAAGCCAACCTCTGCCAAAAGTCAAATTCCACACTGTAACAAAAACAAGGAATTAATCATAAGTTTGACTGCAAGGGTCAGTGCTTGTAATGTGTGTTCAAAATAAGTATGTCCATAGCTGTAAGGGCGTATTTCCTGCTAGGTTCATGCTTTCCAAAGAGCATCATGCTCAGACATTTAATGCCAAAAGTTTTTATCTGAAAAACATTGTGCCAAATTAAAAGTCAGTTAGAGAAAAGTGACAAGGCAGTATCTTCATGTACATGCAAAGGCACTGTCATGTCTTTATCTTCACTTAGGGTAACACATTTAATTTTGGTacaatgctttttttcttgataaaaatagaaaaaacttATTATTAGTTCTGTTGATTTTTAGTGTGCAGGGAGCGCCTTATTCCTATTTCCAGTTTACTCTTACTCATCTGCATCTATACTATAGTCATTTTAGCACAGAACCTTTTCTCCGATCCGAGGTAGAATATAGAAATTTCATGTacaaaaagcaattaaaaacagcaAACTATCAATGTGATATGATATTCAGTGTATGTATTAGTGAGTGGGACACAAGTGGCAGATGAGACAATAATGACTCTATGACAATGTTTCCGTTATTTCAGAAGTGTAAAAATATGAAAGTCATCTCAATACGTCTACTATCATACAGTTTCAGAAGGGACAGACGTAAGACGTTAATGTTGCTGATGACCAAGATCTGTAACAGCGAAGCCTGTCCTCAGCTGGTGCTGCCTTTGCTATCATGTGTTCATTAGTTTGATCTATTAGTAGATAAGTGATGGTTCAAATGTGTGATTTTAACATCAGTAAAGTAACAGAAAACTCTGGAGCCTGAGAACAAACTGTGATGTTTGTCATACACCGGCTTTACATGTAGTAAATGGTAGTGATGACACATCTGGTATAAGGTGTGGGACTCACTTAGGACAATAAGGTCTTATTGAAGCCTACTGAAGTAGTCTCTAAAAAGATTTAACACTAGTTGTGTCACTGGTATTAAGGATTTCTTTTTCATTCTTAAACAGGCAAAATAACTTCTGGAAACTTAAATAGAGAACACAGAATACTTAAGATTATTGCTATTACTACACAAATAATATAGCTGTACATTTTGTGTATGTTGGCATATTAATGACTAGCTTTAACTACATTTCAATTGGAAGCAAATATGGATACCAATGTGAATCAAATAGCAACAGGCTGGCATTATTCTATTTTTAGTTAGTGTCAATAAATCCCATGAAATGactaaaaccaacaatgtgttaatattttggaCTTCCCTATAGTCTGTGGCACTCAGCTCCAATCTGTTTCTACTAAAGCTTAAAAAACAGGTTACAAATATATTGTGTAAACTTAAAGGTTAAATCATTTCCTCAAACAGCTTGGCACTGTAGTTTTTCAGAAATGTCACTCAAAGAAGATTAAATAGAGCATTtcttggggactattttcagccgtGGATTGATACATGTTTCCGCGCTCatgagtatttacagcagcaggacggtgtttgttgaaaacaagaaaaatatggaatatcactagtcttattttttaaataagagTTTTATTCCCAATCAAAATAATGTTCAAAATTCATATGTAGTGACTGattcatacagtacattacataTGTAAAGtacaccaataaaaaaaaacacacacacacacacacacacacacacacacacacacacacacacacacacacacacacacacttcttgtgTCAGTCACAGTCTGTTTCATGTCACTTTGGCATCAGTTGAAGGGAGCAACTCAAACCGCTTGTGTGATTTGAATTTCAACCAAACATTTAATTGACTGAAGCAACTTTAATAGTGTGTGTTCTTGAAGACACACAGTCAACAATACAATACATGCTGTGCCAAATGATGTTCCCATAAAAGTAATCACAGGACACTGAGACCTCAGAACTCTGCCAACAATGCGAGTGTGTTGAGTGTGGACAATCACTATTAAAGCACAGGAtgaagaggaaaggaggagaaatACAGCTTGGTTGAATGTCATTATGTAGTTGCTCTAAACAAAGCATTTTAGAAAACTGTATTTGAGTATATCTATTTGTATCTGTCTTTTATACATTTATCATCAATGTACGCTACAGTAAATTTGGTGGATTACTTTATATTTATTAGGTCACACAATGATGTACAGTTAATAAACTGCAATTCTCATGCCATATTCTAATAAAACAGTAATGCCAAAAAAGATCATCTCCAAGTTTCTTACTTCCTGTATGTTGAGGGTCAGTATTTTAGCCAACAGTGAGTAGATTTGCAGACTGCCAACACCAGAGATGTACTGGGGAATGGTGAATTTATAAGTGAGGATACTGAGTAATGCATTAGACGGAGTATAGGAGACGAACCGCCACATCGAAAGCTGTGGAAAAACAGCTGCATTTAGAAGTGGTTTCAGAGACATTCACACAAGCTCCTAAAACGCACCAAAATAACTGAATTCCCTGAAAATGCTTTGCTGATGTGAAAAGAGCTTCAACTGGAGAGGCGGCAAAGAGAGGATGATAGCCTTTCATTAATGTCTTCACCTCCAGAATACTAACACATCCAATTATAGAGCACATGGATGCCTCTTGGATTGCATAACAAAACAAAGGTGACACACGTTACATCTCCACGGCAAGCAATTGCTGATGAAAATGTCACTGCAACAGCTGtattacattaaacattttctgacattttaaaggctcggcaaaaaaaaatgttctcctgttttcataaagaaaaaaagagacacagcAGAAAATGCTGAGTGTGTCTCTAAAGCAGCCTCGGGGAGTCATTAGTGGGGTCTGTAAGGTTTGCCAGGTTATCACTTGTCTAAATAATGAttcagagagaaaacagagcaACAACGATGCTTCAAGCTGGCGTTTTCCCTCTGTTTGAAAAGAACACATCATGCCCTGTCCGCTGTCACCATGGAAACTAAATTGTATTAGAGATTCCTGTTGACTCACTGTGAGGCTCTCActcaaaacacagaaaaaaatctaattcaaGGTGGTACACATGCCTGGCAGCACTGCTTTTCTgcacaatgcatttttttttaagtcatatTCCGTCCTGGTACACATATAACAGGTGTATGTATGTAGTCATGACAACCCCAACCCTTCTATGCATGACACCTGCTTATCCCAGGATACACACagcaacacgcacacacaggacTGCTCACTCCCTCCCAACACATGCATCTGTTTCTCGTTCTGTCTCATCCACGGTTCACACTGTTTCACACTCATCTTTGCAGGCTCTTCCTTTTTCAGCACCCTCCACCACCATAATTGTCCCAACTCCGCTCCCCTCTCTCCTACGTCTGTGCTCTCAGAGCGATGTTACCATGGAAACTGGCTACAACTGATAGGCCTGAAACGTCACGATTGGCATACGCAGTTGGCAAGTGCACGCACACGCAGAGGTGCATGCATGCAGAcacattcactcattcattatTATGCAACACACACTCAGGGATGTTGCATATCATGGCTGTATAGAAATAAATACATAGGAAGACCAGagggacatactgtatattagaaCAATGACAGTAACAAGAAGACTAGAGAAACTGAAAAGTGAAAGAATAGCAACTCAAAAGTGGGTTATTTCATTAAAAGCAGACATGTAATTTGTAAATTATATTccgtttattttcattttgtcgTTACAAAATTAAGATGTTgcgtttgcttttttttgttcatcCTAAGAATGAAGAAGAAGCGGATGGGCTTTCATAACAGTAGCTGTTTGTGTCCAAGAATGTGTCAAACCTGttcacacttttgtttttatttggatCGTGAATCGTCTTGAGCGTGACT is a window of Perca fluviatilis chromosome 16, GENO_Pfluv_1.0, whole genome shotgun sequence DNA encoding:
- the cnih2 gene encoding protein cornichon homolog 2, giving the protein MLTLVLCAALIFFVIWQIIAFDELRTDFKNPIDQSNPTRARERILNIERICNLLRKLVVPEYSIHGLFCLMFMCAGEWVTLGLNIPLLFYHLWRFLHRPADGSEVMYDPVSVMNADILNYCQKESWCKLGFYLLSFFYYLYSMVYALVSF